In the Geoalkalibacter sp. genome, CCATCAGCAAAGCCAGGCAATAATGGTAGGGGTCATAGCGCCAGACCTGATAAGTCTCCTTGTGATTGCGCTTATCGATGCAAACGGAAAGGACGACATAATCCCATGCCTGGAGCAGGGCCAGCAAGTCGCCGTCGAAGGCTCTTTTCGTCTGTGGCTCCCTGAGGGCTTCAAAGGGGTGCTTGTGATTCACCATCTCCTTGCGGTGAAGGATCACCGGCTCATCGGGATGCGACCGAAAATACTTGGTCTTCAGCGCTTCCAATTGGGGAAAAATGTTTGTCTCCACCTGACTCAACGCAATGATGACACCGGTTAGGCTCAAAAAACGATGATTGGGATTGTCGGAACTTGCCAGATCCGAATTGCCCACCTCGTCGATATACATGCGATACTTCATGCTCCCCCTGCAATCCACCACAAAACAGAAAAATCAAGTGCCACCGCCCTCGTTCCACCAAGGACATGGCTTTGCGACTCAATAACTTTCCAATATCTCATACAGGGTGTTGCGTTTGGCCGGGGTGAAGCCCGCGCCGCGCGCCAGCTCGATGATCTCGTCGATGCTCAGGCGAAAGGCGCAGCCGGCGGCGGCCACCACGTTTTCCTCGAGCATGGTGCCGCCCAGATCGTTGGCGCCGAAAAACAGCGCCACCTGGGCCATCATCGCCCCTTGAGTGACCCAACTGGCCTGGATGTTGGCGATATTGTCGAGCAGGATGCGCGAGAGCGCCAGCACCCTGAGATATTCGACGCCGCTGGCCGTCTCGCCGCCCAGCTCGGTGTTGCTCGGCTGAAAGGTCCAGGGGATGAAGGCGGTGAAGCCGCCGGTGCGCGCCTGGATGTCGCGCACCCTGAAAAGATGTTCGACGATATCGGCGGGAGTTTCCCTGCTGCCGAACATCATCGTCGCCGTGGTGCGCATGCCCAAGCGATGCGCCTCTTCCATCACCGCCGCCCAGTCGCGCCAGCCGATCTTGTTGGGCGAAATCTCCCGGCGCACCTCATCCACCAGCACCTCGGCCCCCCCTCCCGGTACCGAATCGAGCCCGGCGGCCTGCAGGCGGCGCAGACACTCCTTCATGGAAAGGCCGGAGAGCCGGGCAATGTGCATCACCTCGGCGGGCGAGAGGGAATGCACCTGCACTTGCGGAAAGCGCTCCTTGACGGCGCGAAACAGCGCCTCGAACCAGTCGATTTTCAGCGCGGGGTGCAAGCCGCCCTGCATGAGTAGTTGGGTGCCGCCGTGTTCGACCAGTTCGGCGATTTTGGCGAAAATCGCTTCGGGCTCGAGCAGATAGGCATCCGCCGCCTCGACATCGCGATAAAACGCGCAGAACTTGCAGCGCGATTCGCAGACGTTGGTGTAGTTGACGTTGCGATCCACCACGAAGGTCACCCGCCCGTGGGGATGCCTGCGCCGCCGGATGCGATCGGCCAGCTTGCCCACCGCCAGCAGATCGGCCTCGGTGAGCAGCCACAGGGCCTGCTCACGATTGAGCGGCTGTCCTGCGGCGATGTTTTCCTGGATGGTTTCAAGCATATTTGTTTATCTCCCCCTCTCCCCTTGGTGGGAGAGGGCCGGGGAGAGGGGGCGCTCGAAACATTGCGCCCTGAACGATTCCAACACGCCATCAATATTCGTCAAAATCTCGTGATTCCAAAATCTCATAACCGTAAAACCTTGCGAATTTAGCCACTGGGAACGCTCTTCATCCTTGCCTTTTTCCTGAAGTGGGGCGGCTTGCGTCAGGATGATGCCCATCATCAGGCCCTCCCCCTCGCCCCCTCCCAGGAAGGGAGGGGGAATATTGAAGCAGATCAATACACCCGCAATTCCCGATACAGCGTATCGCGCTCCACCGGCACCCGCCCGGCTTTGCGGATCAGGTTGCACAGCTGCTCGCGCGACAGGGCCTGGGGGGAGTCGGCGCCGGCGTCGTGGCCGATTTTTTCCTCGACCACCGTGCCGTCGAGATCATTGACGCCGAAGGCCAGGGACACCTGGGCGATCTTGAGGCCGAGCATCACCCAGTAGGCCTTGATATGGCGGAAATTGTCGAGGTAGATGCGGCTGATGGCCAGAGTCTTGAGGGCATCGACGCCGCCCACCCCCTTGGCGCCGGGCACGCGCGTGTTGTCGGGCTGAAAGGCCAGGGGGATGAAGGCCTGAAAGCCGCCGGTGCGATCCTGCAGGCGGCGCAGGCGGGCGAGATGATCGACGCGATCGGCGTACTCTTCCACATGGCCGAAGAGCATGGTGGCGTTGGTCTTGAGCCCGGCGCGGTGCACTTTTTCCGTGACCTCGAGCCAGCGCTCGCCGGAGATTTTCTCCGGGCAGATCTTTTCCCGCACCCGGGCGCCGAGAATCTCCGCGCCGCCGCCGGGCATGGAGCCCAGGCCCGCCTCCTTGAGCTCGGCGATGACCGCTTCGACGCTCTGCCCGGTGAGGCGCGCGAAGTAGTCGATTTCCACGGCGGTGAAGGCCTTGATGTGCAGCTGCGGGCAATCGGCGCGCAGGGCGGCGAGCATCTCCAGGTAAAAATCAAAGGGCAGCTCGGGATGCAGGCCCCCCACCATGTGGATCTCCGTGGCCC is a window encoding:
- a CDS encoding DUF3800 domain-containing protein: MKYRMYIDEVGNSDLASSDNPNHRFLSLTGVIIALSQVETNIFPQLEALKTKYFRSHPDEPVILHRKEMVNHKHPFEALREPQTKRAFDGDLLALLQAWDYVVLSVCIDKRNHKETYQVWRYDPYHYCLALLMERYWFFLNEHGATGDVMAESRGGKEDMRLKSSFAKLWAEGTEYISAERFRAVLTSKQLKVKAKTNNVAGLQLADLLAHPSRNEMLREKGFLAEGLRPFGEKIVAILQHKYYRRGVRVFGKKFL
- the mqnC gene encoding cyclic dehypoxanthinyl futalosine synthase, with protein sequence MLETIQENIAAGQPLNREQALWLLTEADLLAVGKLADRIRRRRHPHGRVTFVVDRNVNYTNVCESRCKFCAFYRDVEAADAYLLEPEAIFAKIAELVEHGGTQLLMQGGLHPALKIDWFEALFRAVKERFPQVQVHSLSPAEVMHIARLSGLSMKECLRRLQAAGLDSVPGGGAEVLVDEVRREISPNKIGWRDWAAVMEEAHRLGMRTTATMMFGSRETPADIVEHLFRVRDIQARTGGFTAFIPWTFQPSNTELGGETASGVEYLRVLALSRILLDNIANIQASWVTQGAMMAQVALFFGANDLGGTMLEENVVAAAGCAFRLSIDEIIELARGAGFTPAKRNTLYEILESY
- a CDS encoding DUF559 domain-containing protein; translation: MMGIILTQAAPLQEKGKDEERSQWLNSQGFTVMRFWNHEILTNIDGVLESFRAQCFERPLSPALSHQGERGR
- the mqnE gene encoding aminofutalosine synthase MqnE, which encodes MIRLFETLRAKLESGARVSDAEALALFECNDLLAIGELAALANRRRNGDKVFFNTNRHINYTNLCVNRCTFCAFCKGEEDEGCYTLALNEILEKAGAAAAAGATEIHMVGGLHPELPFDFYLEMLAALRADCPQLHIKAFTAVEIDYFARLTGQSVEAVIAELKEAGLGSMPGGGAEILGARVREKICPEKISGERWLEVTEKVHRAGLKTNATMLFGHVEEYADRVDHLARLRRLQDRTGGFQAFIPLAFQPDNTRVPGAKGVGGVDALKTLAISRIYLDNFRHIKAYWVMLGLKIAQVSLAFGVNDLDGTVVEEKIGHDAGADSPQALSREQLCNLIRKAGRVPVERDTLYRELRVY